Proteins encoded within one genomic window of Mesobacillus subterraneus:
- a CDS encoding helix-turn-helix transcriptional regulator produces the protein MLKNSVREFRARFRFSQQDLADKIGVTRQTIGLIEKGDYAPSVTLALKIAAVFEVPVEEVFRLEGEK, from the coding sequence ATGTTAAAAAACTCTGTTCGTGAATTTCGGGCAAGATTCAGATTTTCACAGCAAGACTTAGCAGATAAAATCGGCGTGACGAGACAGACGATTGGACTGATTGAAAAAGGAGATTACGCGCCCTCTGTCACCCTCGCATTAAAAATAGCAGCTGTCTTCGAAGTACCAGTCGAAGAAGTGTTTCGCTTAGAAGGAGAGAAATGA